CGGAGCTAATCGCATCGTTTGTATGTAAAGTAGACAACACTAGATGACCCGTTAATGAGGCACGAACTGCAATTTCAGCAGTTTCCGCATCCCGTATCTCACCGACCATTACAATATTCGGATCTTGTCGGAGAATCGAACGTAATCCCGCCGCAAAGGTTAACCCGATAGCCGAGTTTACGTGCACCTGGTTTACACCCTCAAGCTGGTATTCCACTGGATCTTCAACCGTGATAATATTTGCACTTTCTACATTGAGTTGATTCAGCGCTGAATATAAAGTCGTTGTCTTTCCACTACCTGTAGGTCCAGTGATTAGCAGAATTCCATAAGGACGAGCAATCATTTCCTTAAAAGCTTCTGCATTCCCCTCACTGAATCCCAAAGCATCTACAGATTTGACACCTGTGCTTAAATCTAGCAACCGCAGTACAATCTTCTCTCCGTGCATCGTAGGTAATGAGGATACACGAATATCTACCATTTTGTAATCAAACTGCATTTTGATTCGCCCGTCTTGTGGCAAACGCCGTTCTGCGATGTTCAGTCGGGCCATTATTTTCAGACGAGCAGTAATAAAGCCCTGCATCTGCTTAGGAATAATCCGCTCCGTCCGTAAGGTTCCGTCAATCCGGTAGCGGATCGTTAGATTATTCTCACCTGGATCCATATGTATATCAGACGCCCGCAGAGCAACAGCCTGCTGAATCATCTGGTTGACCAAACGCACGATTGGAGAGTCCTCGTCTGTAATCTCCGTTTCTTCTATTTCTTCTTGTGTAGGGAGCTCTACTAGCATCTGATTCATAGAATCACGCATCCCATAATGACGCGCAATCGCCCGTTGTAGCTCATCTCTAGTGGAAATAGCAGGTTCGATTCGGAACCCTGTACTCATTCGTAAATCTTCTATCGCAAAATAATCCAGCGGATCGGCCATCGCAACCATCAGCTTACCTCCTTCTTTCAAGAAGGGAAGCACCTGATAACGCTTAGCCATACTTTCAGGAATAATCTGCGTAATCGCAGGATCAATCTGGTATTTAAATAAACTGACATGCGGAATGCCGAGCTGGAATTCAAGCACTTCAATCAACTGCTGCTCCGTGATATAGCCTTGAGAGATTAGCAGATCGCCAAGCTTACGCTTGCTTTTACGCTGTTCCGCAAGTGCTTCAAGCAGCTGTTCCTGCGAAATAATATTATTTTCTACCAGCAAATCCCCAAGTCTCTTTTTTGCGATGGCCATGTCCGTTCAGCTCCATATGCCGTTATTGGTTATACCTTTATACCTACTAGATAATGGATAATACTTGGAATAAACGGAGGATAAATTACCAGTTCCATTTCTGCAAAATAAGAAGATTATTTTTTCCATAATTAAGGATCTCATGAATTTGTCAAACTAGCGTATTTTTCAATAGACTTGGGACTTTAGTAATAAATTTATAGGTATATTTCAATAGATTTATGTTGTCTATCAATGCTGAATGTCCTAGAATGTATATAACATAGATTGGATAATTTTACAACGAATTCAGCTGAAAAAGCTGTCGGAAACTAGCATACACAACATACAATTCGACCATATCTACCAATAGTTAACAATCAGGGAGAGATGAACATGAAATTTGCCAGTAACAAACGGATCTATCTTTTTACAGTAACGATCTTACTTCTCCTTCTGCTTGTTCTGCCACTCAAAAATCACTTCACGAATGTCGAAGCCAGTTCAAATGACTATCAGATTCGTATGCTTGAGGTTACGGAGAATGGAGTTAGTGAGCTTGCGTCTCTAAAAACCGGAATATCTGGCCTTATCATTGATACGATGAGTATGAAGCGCTTTGTGGCGCTGCGGGATGATCTGGATGGAAGATACGATGCGATTTATATCGGGAAGGGGACTTACAGTACGAGTGGGGTCTCCGGAAAAGATCATAATACCAAAGCAGTTATGAATGACATAACTAATTTAAAAGCGAAAGAAATCACCAATTATTTTATTAATAAAGGACTTTACGTATTAATCAACAAAGAGCCGTTTGATAAGCAAACAACTAATCAGCGTGGAATATTGTACAACACCTTTAATACCTACCGGACATTAACACCAAAATCAAATGTTAAGTTCGTCGATAACAATGAGTTAAATACATGGATCGAAAATTTGAAGAAAGATCCTTCCGCTCAGAAGGATCTTTTAAAGCAACGTCCTCGTATTCAAATTACTAATAAAGCTAACATTATTGATTACAGCCAGAACCAGGAGCATGTTTATAAACCTGGAAATACTCTTAGTTTTAAATTCAATGTATCAAATGTAAACAGTCTTAACGAACGCCCTATCCTAGCAAAATTGTACATGAGTGTAGATAAGTCGATTAAAATGACCGAAAATGATGTCGTGGCTGTACAGACTTTGAATCAAGATCCTAATGGCGAAATCGTATACAAACTTCCTAATACATACTCTGGTCTTTTGTACTGGAAGTTAGAAATTGTAGACCACTTAAATCCGAACAAATTAAAAGACTTTGACAGTGGCACGATTCAATTCCTTGGCAAGAAAACAATCGTTAATATTCTTCAGGTATTGCCTACTATTCCTAATAGTGAAAGAAGTAGCAGTCTTCTCAGACCTGAAAATATGACGCAAAGTTTCCTAAGTAATAGCAGTTACGAATTAAAGATTACTACTAAGACCATTTCTGAATTTAATACCGATATTGCGACTCAGTATACCAAAGATAATAAATATGGACTTAACGGCGTATACGATATGCTCATATTCGGATTTCGTGATATTTATAATGACAAAGCTGTATTAAGTGAACTTGCTACCCAGGCTGTTATTGATTTTACAGAGGTTACTAAACAGAGCGTCATGTTCACACATGATACGGTATATCAGAATAATAGCAATTGGGTCAAGAATTTTAAGAAAATTACGGGTCAAATCGAACCGGAAACAAACTTAGGTCTAAACGCTCCTAATCCATCAACTACAGTCAAACCAATTAATGATGGCTTACTAACGCAATACCCTTTTTACTTGAGTACTATTAATGCAAACAATGAGCAGACAAACATTATTACACCACAGATAGCAACAACACATAATCAATACTTTACTTTAAATCTAGAGGATCCTTCAGTCATCCCTTGGTATAACATTATAGGAAGTTCACGGGATGTTGATGATAGCTGGAACCACTACTACACCTACTCTAAAGGAAATGTAACATACTCTGGTACTGGTCACGTATTTGGAACATCCAGCGTTCAGTTCCCGGTATGGGAGCAAAAGCTCTTCGTCAACACAATGTACCGAGCTTATATTGGTGCTAATCATGCGCCAGAAATCACGGTATCTACGCCACAGCAAGATGAAATAAAACCGTCTTATCAGAATGAGCTCTTAATAGATTATGTAGTCGAAGATCCCGATTTAAAAGATCGCGATTTATTTACAACTATTCGTTTTAAGTCCGGGAATACCTATTTACCTAATACAGGGATGGCTGAGAAGGCTATTCTTTCGGGAGAGACCATTCATCAGGTATTCCCAAACCCTCTCCCTAGAGGTGGTAAACTAACAATAGAAATTACAGCGCGTGATAAACAAGGCGCTTATGCAGCTCCAAAAATCATTGATATTACTATTTTAGAAGCTAAATCGAATCTTGAATTATCACGGGAGTTGTCAACCAATGTTAGCACTAACGGCGAAGTAGCAAAAAATGAACCTTTTACTATTACTTATATCATCCAAGCCAAACCTGTTCCATTTGAGGAAGTAAGTACAACCAATCAATCATCTGAACATCAAGTAATTTCAAACATTGTATTCCGTGACATTCTTCCAGCGAACATTAAGCTTGAAGCATCAGGCTTACCTGATGGGATGACCAACCCTTCTGGTAGTGTTGGAACAGGACTAGCATTAGAGAAGTCACTTAATAATATTACTTATACATTAAAGAACGTGAATGGGATTAAGACTTTCCTGCCTGATTCCAATGAGCCCATCAAATTTTCAATTAATGTATCAGCAAATGTAGCCGCAACTTATAAATTCGATAACGCCTTAGTTGATTTCGTAGATATTCATGCTGTTCCTTCTGCATCTCCTACTCCAACGGCAACAGCAGTTGTTACGGCTAGTCCAACACCTAGTACTACTAATTTCAACCCATCCGTTTCTACAACCGGCTCCGGGCTTGGAATTGCTGGTGATTACAATGCTTTTATATTTGGAAAAGCCACAGTGACTGCTTCTTTGAAAGGTAATTTGGCAGCTGGGGGTGATGTAACTACTAGTGGAGTGGACATTAACATGTCTAATGGCAACAAAGTACCTTATGCTATCGTTACTGGTGGAAACCTGAATTTCACCAATGGTACTGTGTATGGAAATATCATTCACCAAGGAGAATTCAACAGAGTTGATAGTGGTAGCATTATCTCAGGAACATACACGAAGGTTAATGATACACTAATCGATTTTTCAGCAGCTAAGAAATATTACGAGAATCTATCTAATCAATTAGCGGCAGTTCCGCAAAATGGAACAACAGAGCTGAAAGATGGTGGTTTATATGTGACAGGAAACCGTGCTGTTAACATATTTAACTTTACCGCAAACTATTTTAATCAAACAGGATGGACTAATGTTACTGCTCTTTCAGGTTCTACTATGATCTATACCATTACCGGATCAACTGTTAATGTCCATAAAGCCTTTGCTCTGCCTCAAGATACGACAGGAAACAACATCCTTTATAACTTTCCAGATGCAACAACGGTCAATATCTCAGGAGTTGAAATTAGAGGTTCGATCCTAGCTCCCAAAGCAGCATTAAGTATTAGCAACGGGAATGTTTATGGAAATGTAATCGCTGCTTCCCTGAATACTGCATCATGCTTAATTGATATTCTGCCATACAGAGGACCCGTTCCTGTACCAACACCAACTTCGACACCATCGCCGACACCGACATCAATACCATCGCCAACAGTAACGCCGTCGCCGACTTCTAATCCGCCGGTGCGAACGACCATTAAATTCCCTGAGATGACGATTACCGCTATCGACAGAATAACTACTTTAGAGTTAAGTGGAGCACAACTTTTATTAGGAGATAGCCAAATGCTTCATCTGATTATTAAGCCGTCGGAGAAATTTAATCAACTGATCTGGACATCAAGCAACGATAATATTGTTAGTGTTAGTCCATTAGGCGTCGTGTTTGGTAATAAGGTTGGCTCTGCTGAAATTACAGTAGCCTCTAACGATGGAAGTAATCTTATTAGTAAGGCTACTGTTACTGTCTTGGATCCCCAATTAAATATTGAAGGACCTAACCGCGCTCTTGTAAATGAGAAAATAGATTTCACGGCTGACTATAAAAACACAAATGAATCGGGAGTTCAATATTCATGGAGCATCGTGGATGCAAATGGTTTACCAACAAATAATGTTACTCTTGATACTCTTGATAGCACGCCTAAAACTACCAGTTTCACAGCTAACAAATCAGGAGAGTACAGGTTAACTGTTACTGTAACCTCTAATTTAAATTCAATAGGAATTCGAAAAACGATACCAATAACCGTTGGTCTTGATTCTTTGACAATTACCGGACCAAAAAAAGTGCCATATGAAGGAACCACTGACTTAAGTGTTAGTACCATTCCTGACAGCGCAAGTAATGAACAGTTTGAATGGAGTTTGGTCAACGACAGTGATCTTAAATATGCTGGATTCGTCACGGTAGATAATCCTATTCCAGTTTCCAAAATAATAACTTACGACAAGAGGGTTAGTGTAAAGGGGCTAGAATCGAAAAATGATATACAGATTCAAGTTAAAGCCGTTGGAATCACCAGTAATATCCACAACATAATTGTGCCTAAACCAGGGTTGGTATTCTATCCCGATTCAGGAATAATCATGGAAGGTGAATCCCTAAATTTATTAACACTCTTAAATACACGGGATCCTTTTGGGGCTCTACCTACTAGCCTTATAAACAAAATGCACTGGGAGATTGTTAGCAACAAATCGGGTGAAGACGCTTCTAAACCAGCTATTCTACAAGTACAAAACGGACTCTATCGTGGAATCAGTAAAGGCCAAGCAACGATTAGAGCCTATTATTTCACTTTAAGTAATGAGATGATTGAAGCATTCTACACAATATATATTATTGGATCACAAGATACTATTGAGAATCGCTACTAAAGCACCTCGAATTCTGTTAAATAATGAGAAAACAGCCGATCAGATACTGATCGGCTGCTTTCTAATCTGCGCCCATTACTTACCTGGAGTCAGCAATTCGATGGGACCTACATGAACGTTTATTTGATTCACACGTGGCAGTCCCACATTTTGGTCTTCAAATACTTGTTCATTATAATTAACAATAAAACGAGGGGGCTCAACCTCCGTCTGGATATCAAAATTAAAGTTTGCAGATCCTGTCTCCTTCTTGACTTTGCCAACAACCGCATTGATAATCAAATCTCCTTTAGCAAAAAAGCCGCCATCGAGTGAAAATATAGAGCCCACGCCGTACAACTCTGCCGTACTATCCGTATAAAAAAAGGCTCTTAATCTTGTAGCCTCATTTTTAAACTCTTCAACCCGATTGATAAGTATAGCTCCCTTTGAGATCAATACAAGTTCTTTACTTCCGCTACCTGCGATCGGTATTCCTGATATCGTAGCATCCACAATATCAGTTTTTCCAAGCACAAACATAGTAGAATCAAATTCAGCTTTTCCTCTGATATATAAATTCCCTGTCACCAAAATGTTGCTTTGGACAATGGCCGTTGAATAACTATCTATTGTTAAATCACCGTTTACAATGAGCCAATGAGCCCCAGTGCTTAGATTAAGCTTAGAAGTATCCCTTATCTGATTTAACATAACTCCATCCAACTTTAGATTGCCTATAAAGATCGTGCTTCTCTCCAATCGCTCAAGGTTTTGCTTCAGTGATAGCTTTGCTTCTTCGAAAAGTCTATGTTTCTCCTGCTCCTTCTCTTCATCTGTATTACCAGTTGCAATGTCCTCAAAATCTTCTAACATAGGCATCCATAAGGTGGAAATGTCCCCGGGTTGCTGAAGCGAGGTAATTAATCTTGTTCCTCTAGCAGTGGGGACTTCACCACTATTAGATCCAGCCGCTCCATAATATCTATCGCTGAATACCTTCTTATTTCCAGCCGACCCTGAAGCTTCAGCAACTTTATCCAAAAAGGAATCTTCCACATTCACTTGGACAAACGTCGTTTTCTTTTTGATCTTTGCCTTTTCAACGATCGTCTTCACCCTATTATCTAGTGAAGAATAGTCGGCATCATCAATTGTCGGTACCTTTTCAAATATATCCCCTGTTCTGGAATAAAGCAGATCGTTCATTGATTGAATATGAGCCTCTCCATCGATTAAAGGAAATAGACTGCGTTTTTCCAAATCTGCGTTATGTTTATACTTAGCCACCTGGCTAACTTTTAATTGATTTCCAGCATAAATATTCCCCTGAATATAAGGAGCGCCATTCAAATAGATCGTTCCCTCAGAACCCAATGAATAATTCAAAAAATCTGGGAATGTCGTAATGACAACCTTTTGTTGCAACGTTCTTAACACGCCGTTCACTGTTGCATTGGCTTTAATCGCAACTACATGCTTACTACTTGTAGAACTGCCATCGAGAGTAATTCCCGTGATTTCATTGCTAGCTCCCTGTAAACTTGTATCGGTAACAAAAGCTCCTTTATTAGAATTGAGCCCCCTTAAAAACATCTCAATTTCTTGATCAAACTGTGCCTGAGTAGTATTACTACTAACTTGTATTTTCTTATTTAAATTTGCTGTAATATAAGCAATCGCCTCATCAATCGATTTCTGTGCTAAATGAAGGCTTTGTACATCATTCTCACGAGTCTCTGCACGCCTAGCCCCTCCAATCGTAGCACTAAGCACTGTAACTCCCAAAATAGTGAGCAATAGGACGATAAACATTACAAGTACCAAAGCCGACCCTCTTTCTGATCGGAGGCTTGCTCGCCTCAACATCTCTGTTCTCCTCCTAAAATCCAAATTGGCTTTCCAATTCCATTTTATCTGCATCATTTCCCTTATACTTTAATACCAGCTTAATCTGGATCAGACCGGAGTTGCAAAGCGAGGCTACATTACATGATCTACCATCTGATGTGGAAGCGGTTATGATAGAACCAGCCATTTTCGATTGTACCGCAAGAGGAGAACCAGACTCAGCCCCGCTTTCTTTGCCATTTATAACGACTTCATTTCCTGATACCCGAATTACACGCGGAGAACTCCCGTCTTTTATTAATTCAATTCCTCCAGAAATGTTTTGTAGCCGTTCAGGACTATATGTATAGAGTTCAGTAATAATAGAGGACATGATCAGATCCGCCTCGTCGCGTAAAGCATTCTGAATTGAGATTTTATGATAGCTTCGAAAGCCGTACATAGTAACTCCAGATATTAGGCCGACTATCATTGCAAATACAGTGAGTGCCGCAATTAATTCCACCAAGGTAAAACCTTGTTCCGACCTAAGTCTTTTAGCGGATTTTTTCATCAGTTATGTATCCCTCCAACATTACGTTATAAGCGGGCTGTTCATTATTTTCTACTCGTCTTACCTCAACTTTAACGGGTATTAAATAATCCTTTACAGCTGATTTATCAATTGGAGTAGTGAACGGATTATCGACTAATTCCGGTTGATAGATAATATTGATCTTATAACGGATATCGTTAACTGTTGGATTCAATACATTCGCCAAGGCTGTCATGTTTGAGAATAAATTACTATAGCTACAGTTGACTAGGGTACACTCTTCAGCTTCTATCGCATCGTTCCCCTTCGTTATGAAATAATCCTTCATCTCCTTAAAATCCTGTTTCTCCACATAAAACAGCGCGTTCCGCGCCAGATTGACCATAATCGTCTTGTTTTGGTTCGATTTAGAGTAACTCATGGCGTTTGTAAAGTAAGACGTAAGTACCAGTGAAACTATCGATAAGATCACAATAGCGGCCAGCACTTCGATCAATGTAAATCCTTTTTCCTGCTTTAGGCCTGATTTCATCCTACTTTCTTCCTCCCGCCTACGAGAATGCTTTCATATTTGCACGTTTTTTCCTTAATTTTCTACTTCCATTATATTCTTTCATATCCAGCTACAGCAATCCTCAAAACCCTTATAATTCAGATATTTCTACAATATCTCTCACTTTTGCTCTGTGCTATTATTTGGAGAGAGAGGGGATGGATGAAATGGCTTTAATAGAGTGCAAATTTTATTCGGAAGTACTAGGATTGAATACCTCAATGACTGTAATTTTGCCGCAAAAAACAACCACACAAATCGGGATGAGCAACGTAACTAGAGGCGAACTTCACCCTACGCTGTATTTGCTGCACGGTTTGTCAGACGATGATTCGATCTGGCTTCGCCGGACTTCTATAGAACGATATGTAGCAGAGATGGGAATAGCTGTAGTTATGCCGAATGTACATCGCAGTTTCTACACGGATATGGCGGTTGGAGGCCGTTATTGGACCTTTATTAGTGAAGAGTTGCCAATGCTTGCGCGCTCGTTTTTCCCATTGTCAGATAAACGTGAGGAGAACTTTGTAGCTGGACTATCGATGGGTGGTTACGGGGCGATCAAGCTGGGACTGCGTAAACCGGAGTCTTTTGCAGCGGCAGCGAGTCTGTCAGGAGCACTCGATATGGCGCATAATTTCATGAACGCGGAAGATCCTACCGTCAAAAGCAAAGAATACGAAATGATCTTCGGAACAGAAGATATCGCCGGAACGCCCGAAGACCTTCTATGGCTGCTTGAGGAAGTGAACCGCTCCACAGGACCGAAACCAGCGCTGTATCAATGCTGTGGCACAGGAGATTTCCTGTACACAGATAACTTGAAATTCCGCGATGCATGCCGAGCAACCTCCCTTGATTTCACCTACGATGAAGGTCCTGGCAACCATGAATGGGGCTACTGGGATGCCAAAATCCGCGATATATTGGCTTGGCTACCGTTGAGTAATAACTAGCTTCTTCTAATAGACAACAAAAAGGTGCAGCCATAAGCTACACCTTTAATATCTGTTCTACTCAGATTACCCTCTTAGGAGGGTTCTTTTAAAATATAAGGATAGAGTATAAGTTTCACACTACTGTATCCTTATATTTCTCGCTCAATTGCTTACCGTCCTTATAAGGACGCCGAAGGCAATTATGCTTGTTTGGTGATTTTTTTAAATAATCCAGTCTGTTCTGTGATCCCTTTTTCAGCAGCAAATCTTTCAATACTGGATGCACCAAAGAATCCGTCTATACCTTCTGTCCGTTCAATTACATACGCCGCATCCTCTGGCTCAGCAATCGGTCCACCGTGGCAAATAACCATAATATCTGGATTTACCGCTTTCCCTGCTTTAATAATCGCTTCAATTCTTTCTACACAATCATCTAAAGTAAGAGCGGTCTTAGCTCCAATTGTACCTTTGGTAGTCAAGCCCATATGCGCCACCAGAATATCTGCGCCTGCTTCTGCCATAGCTTTAGCTTGTTCAGGATCAAATACGTAAGGAGTGGTGAGCATATCCAATTCATGCGCTGCTCTAATCATATCTACTTCTAAACCATACCCCATCCCAGTCTCTTCAAGGTTCTGTCTGAATACGCCATCAATCAAACCAACGGTTGGGAAGTTTTGCACGCCACTGAAACCTTGTTCCTTAAGTTGTTTTAAATAAACCTCCATCACTCTAAAAGGATCCGTTCCACATACGCCTGCTAATACGGGAGTATTTTTCACAACTGGCAATACCTCAGAACCCATTTCGACTACGATTTGGTTGGCATCCCCATAAGATAATAACCCTGCCAGTGATCCACGACCTGCCATTCTGTATCTTCCTGAATTATAAACAATCAGCATATCTGCTCCGCCAGCTTCACTGCTTTTTGCAGTAATTCCTGTGCCGGCTCCCACGCCTAAAAGAATCTTTCCATTTGCCACTTCTTCTCTAAACTTCGCCATGATTTCAGTTCTTGTATTTTTGTTCATGTGTAACGCCTCCATTTAAATATTTATTTATCTTATAAAAGCCTTA
This genomic stretch from Paenibacillus sp. FSL H7-0737 harbors:
- a CDS encoding PulJ/GspJ family protein, which produces MKKSAKRLRSEQGFTLVELIAALTVFAMIVGLISGVTMYGFRSYHKISIQNALRDEADLIMSSIITELYTYSPERLQNISGGIELIKDGSSPRVIRVSGNEVVINGKESGAESGSPLAVQSKMAGSIITASTSDGRSCNVASLCNSGLIQIKLVLKYKGNDADKMELESQFGF
- a CDS encoding DUF5057 domain-containing protein, producing the protein MKFASNKRIYLFTVTILLLLLLVLPLKNHFTNVEASSNDYQIRMLEVTENGVSELASLKTGISGLIIDTMSMKRFVALRDDLDGRYDAIYIGKGTYSTSGVSGKDHNTKAVMNDITNLKAKEITNYFINKGLYVLINKEPFDKQTTNQRGILYNTFNTYRTLTPKSNVKFVDNNELNTWIENLKKDPSAQKDLLKQRPRIQITNKANIIDYSQNQEHVYKPGNTLSFKFNVSNVNSLNERPILAKLYMSVDKSIKMTENDVVAVQTLNQDPNGEIVYKLPNTYSGLLYWKLEIVDHLNPNKLKDFDSGTIQFLGKKTIVNILQVLPTIPNSERSSSLLRPENMTQSFLSNSSYELKITTKTISEFNTDIATQYTKDNKYGLNGVYDMLIFGFRDIYNDKAVLSELATQAVIDFTEVTKQSVMFTHDTVYQNNSNWVKNFKKITGQIEPETNLGLNAPNPSTTVKPINDGLLTQYPFYLSTINANNEQTNIITPQIATTHNQYFTLNLEDPSVIPWYNIIGSSRDVDDSWNHYYTYSKGNVTYSGTGHVFGTSSVQFPVWEQKLFVNTMYRAYIGANHAPEITVSTPQQDEIKPSYQNELLIDYVVEDPDLKDRDLFTTIRFKSGNTYLPNTGMAEKAILSGETIHQVFPNPLPRGGKLTIEITARDKQGAYAAPKIIDITILEAKSNLELSRELSTNVSTNGEVAKNEPFTITYIIQAKPVPFEEVSTTNQSSEHQVISNIVFRDILPANIKLEASGLPDGMTNPSGSVGTGLALEKSLNNITYTLKNVNGIKTFLPDSNEPIKFSINVSANVAATYKFDNALVDFVDIHAVPSASPTPTATAVVTASPTPSTTNFNPSVSTTGSGLGIAGDYNAFIFGKATVTASLKGNLAAGGDVTTSGVDINMSNGNKVPYAIVTGGNLNFTNGTVYGNIIHQGEFNRVDSGSIISGTYTKVNDTLIDFSAAKKYYENLSNQLAAVPQNGTTELKDGGLYVTGNRAVNIFNFTANYFNQTGWTNVTALSGSTMIYTITGSTVNVHKAFALPQDTTGNNILYNFPDATTVNISGVEIRGSILAPKAALSISNGNVYGNVIAASLNTASCLIDILPYRGPVPVPTPTSTPSPTPTSIPSPTVTPSPTSNPPVRTTIKFPEMTITAIDRITTLELSGAQLLLGDSQMLHLIIKPSEKFNQLIWTSSNDNIVSVSPLGVVFGNKVGSAEITVASNDGSNLISKATVTVLDPQLNIEGPNRALVNEKIDFTADYKNTNESGVQYSWSIVDANGLPTNNVTLDTLDSTPKTTSFTANKSGEYRLTVTVTSNLNSIGIRKTIPITVGLDSLTITGPKKVPYEGTTDLSVSTIPDSASNEQFEWSLVNDSDLKYAGFVTVDNPIPVSKIITYDKRVSVKGLESKNDIQIQVKAVGITSNIHNIIVPKPGLVFYPDSGIIMEGESLNLLTLLNTRDPFGALPTSLINKMHWEIVSNKSGEDASKPAILQVQNGLYRGISKGQATIRAYYFTLSNEMIEAFYTIYIIGSQDTIENRY
- a CDS encoding phosphoenolpyruvate hydrolase family protein, whose protein sequence is MNKNTRTEIMAKFREEVANGKILLGVGAGTGITAKSSEAGGADMLIVYNSGRYRMAGRGSLAGLLSYGDANQIVVEMGSEVLPVVKNTPVLAGVCGTDPFRVMEVYLKQLKEQGFSGVQNFPTVGLIDGVFRQNLEETGMGYGLEVDMIRAAHELDMLTTPYVFDPEQAKAMAEAGADILVAHMGLTTKGTIGAKTALTLDDCVERIEAIIKAGKAVNPDIMVICHGGPIAEPEDAAYVIERTEGIDGFFGASSIERFAAEKGITEQTGLFKKITKQA
- a CDS encoding GspE/PulE family protein; translated protein: MAIAKKRLGDLLVENNIISQEQLLEALAEQRKSKRKLGDLLISQGYITEQQLIEVLEFQLGIPHVSLFKYQIDPAITQIIPESMAKRYQVLPFLKEGGKLMVAMADPLDYFAIEDLRMSTGFRIEPAISTRDELQRAIARHYGMRDSMNQMLVELPTQEEIEETEITDEDSPIVRLVNQMIQQAVALRASDIHMDPGENNLTIRYRIDGTLRTERIIPKQMQGFITARLKIMARLNIAERRLPQDGRIKMQFDYKMVDIRVSSLPTMHGEKIVLRLLDLSTGVKSVDALGFSEGNAEAFKEMIARPYGILLITGPTGSGKTTTLYSALNQLNVESANIITVEDPVEYQLEGVNQVHVNSAIGLTFAAGLRSILRQDPNIVMVGEIRDAETAEIAVRASLTGHLVLSTLHTNDAISSVSRLRDMGVEPYLIASSLIGVVAQRLVRKICTDCKETYIPSEQEAIMLRSLGLPADELHRGRGCGSCSSSGYRGRIAIHEVLSIDDHLRQLITNTASVEEMRVAGKARGLVQLMDDGLLKVSQGITTLQEVMRETVSH
- a CDS encoding alpha/beta hydrolase, which gives rise to MALIECKFYSEVLGLNTSMTVILPQKTTTQIGMSNVTRGELHPTLYLLHGLSDDDSIWLRRTSIERYVAEMGIAVVMPNVHRSFYTDMAVGGRYWTFISEELPMLARSFFPLSDKREENFVAGLSMGGYGAIKLGLRKPESFAAAASLSGALDMAHNFMNAEDPTVKSKEYEMIFGTEDIAGTPEDLLWLLEEVNRSTGPKPALYQCCGTGDFLYTDNLKFRDACRATSLDFTYDEGPGNHEWGYWDAKIRDILAWLPLSNN
- a CDS encoding type IV pilus modification PilV family protein produces the protein MKSGLKQEKGFTLIEVLAAIVILSIVSLVLTSYFTNAMSYSKSNQNKTIMVNLARNALFYVEKQDFKEMKDYFITKGNDAIEAEECTLVNCSYSNLFSNMTALANVLNPTVNDIRYKINIIYQPELVDNPFTTPIDKSAVKDYLIPVKVEVRRVENNEQPAYNVMLEGYITDEKIR